The Nitrospirota bacterium genome window below encodes:
- a CDS encoding HAMP domain-containing sensor histidine kinase: protein MPVQKFLKTIHQFLYNVPKFWLISSSAVLLVLLSYLDYLTGVHYGFTIFYLFSVLLLTWFVNLPTGIFFTSLSILSWFLIRFVLLAKQSSVGIHMMELIGESLIRLLFLLICCYVVSLLKKDIVIREEQTGELIELNKMKNFFIGMVAHDLRNPLSIIEMSSFNLLEDEQRRNLSEDQIMLLESIYRKSVFMLKMIEEYLDIMKIESGHLQINRGTYDYAKFINDIVALNTIIAKQKNISIECIKESEMPMFSFDRNKTSQVVSNLLINAINYSRPDSVVKIKISAADKTVLTEIIDTGPGINIEDINRLFESFYRGKSSREKGTGLGLAISKKIVEAHGGAIGVKNNIGNGSTFWFTLPLIVEGRV from the coding sequence ATGCCCGTTCAGAAATTCTTAAAGACGATTCATCAGTTCCTGTATAATGTTCCAAAATTCTGGCTTATATCTTCTTCTGCTGTTCTGCTTGTATTACTGTCTTATCTCGATTATCTGACAGGAGTGCATTACGGGTTTACAATCTTTTATCTCTTCTCGGTTCTCCTTCTGACATGGTTTGTAAACCTTCCCACAGGAATATTCTTTACTTCCTTAAGCATTTTGTCCTGGTTTCTTATTCGTTTCGTTCTTCTGGCAAAGCAGAGCTCTGTCGGAATCCACATGATGGAATTAATTGGAGAATCATTGATCAGGCTGCTATTCCTGCTTATATGCTGTTATGTTGTAAGCCTGCTTAAAAAAGACATTGTAATCAGGGAGGAACAGACCGGGGAACTTATCGAATTGAACAAAATGAAAAACTTTTTCATTGGCATGGTAGCCCATGACCTGAGAAATCCTTTGTCAATCATAGAGATGAGCTCTTTTAACCTGCTGGAAGACGAGCAAAGAAGAAACCTCTCAGAAGATCAGATTATGCTGCTTGAAAGCATCTACAGGAAAAGCGTATTCATGCTGAAAATGATTGAAGAATATCTCGACATTATGAAAATAGAATCCGGGCATCTGCAGATTAACAGGGGCACTTATGATTATGCAAAATTTATCAATGATATCGTTGCACTGAATACAATTATTGCAAAACAAAAAAATATCAGCATTGAATGTATCAAGGAATCCGAGATGCCAATGTTTTCTTTTGACCGAAATAAGACAAGCCAGGTAGTAAGCAACCTGCTCATTAATGCAATAAATTACTCAAGGCCCGACTCCGTCGTAAAGATAAAAATAAGCGCTGCGGACAAAACCGTTCTGACAGAGATTATTGATACTGGCCCCGGCATCAATATTGAAGATATTAACAGACTTTTCGAATCTTTTTACCGCGGCAAAAGTTCCCGGGAGAAGGGTACGGGGCTCGGGCTGGCAATCTCAAAAAAAATTGTTGAAGCTCATGGGGGCGCTATCGGGGTCAAAAACAACATCGGGAATGGTTCAACATTCTGGTTTACTCTTCCCTTGATAGTTGAAGGCCGGGTATGA